The proteins below come from a single Tachypleus tridentatus isolate NWPU-2018 chromosome 13, ASM421037v1, whole genome shotgun sequence genomic window:
- the LOC143237770 gene encoding uncharacterized protein LOC143237770, with product MMATAACFSSLHELETLLQRCFNCCKGDCKSYHCPLCPASKFKPTKIVKVKSHLRVHWKTRVSGTNGLYSIICHLPHEGITSRHYHCPSCKKVIVKKSNLSNHINKNCKGYASPVIPERSATVIRLNSVGSSEKCLSNYVEFTDIL from the exons ATGATGGCAACAGCAGCATGTTTCTCTTCATTGCATGAGCTTGAAACTTTACTTCAACGATGCTTTAATTGCTGTAAAGGGGACTGCAAGTCCTACCACTGCCCGTTGTGCCCTGCCTCAAAGTTCAAACCAACAAAGATAGTGAAAGTCAAGAGTCACTTAAGGGTACATTGGAAAACACGTGTATCTGGGACCAATG GTCTTTATTCAATCATCTGTCATCTTCCACATGAGGGTATAACGTCTAGGCATTACCACTGTCCTTCCTGTAAAAAAGTCATTGTCAAAAAGAGTAATCTCAGTAACCACATCAACAAAAACTGCAAAGGTTATGCTTCTCCTGTTATCCCTGAAAGGTCTGCTACAGTAATCAGACTGAACAGTGTTGGGTCAAGTGAGAAATGTCTTTCCAATTATGTGGaatttacagatattttataa